From one Lolium rigidum isolate FL_2022 chromosome 4, APGP_CSIRO_Lrig_0.1, whole genome shotgun sequence genomic stretch:
- the LOC124646923 gene encoding peroxidase 2-like — protein MAKLAILAVLASLLGAVSGEFSIYAGYGFPPPNPSVPYPLPPACPPLSPAPGLKVGYYADKDKCPGAEEIVREVVEKATAGEKAGLIRLFFHDCFVEGCDGSVLLSGTDTERTAVPNLSLRGFELIEEAKAKLEKHCPGIVSCADIVAFAGRDASYSLSYGRINYRVPAGRYDGKVSRANDTFQNLPPPFGDLALTTAMFAAKGLNQNEMVVLSGAHSIGRSACSSFPDRLPPAANSSTAMEPKLAGQLTATCSAGSSVNVPQDAVTPDRLDNQYYKNVMSRDVLFNSDASLTTSSQTEDLVEFYAGNRQFLSGKFLGPIVWYHDFEDAMVKMGYIGVKTSAEGEIRKTCAFINKT, from the exons ATGGCCAAGCTTGCCATTCTCGCCGTGCTCGCCTCCTTGCTCGGCGCCGTGTCCGGCGAATTCTCAATCTACGCCGGCTACGGCTTTCCACCCCCGAATCCTAGCGTGCCCTATCCGCTGCCACCGGCTTGCCCTCCGCTCAGCCCTGCCCCTGGGCTCAAGGTCGGCTACTATGCCGACAAGGACAAGTGCCCTGGGGCGGAGGAGATCGTGAGGGAGGTCGTGGAGAAAGCCACCGCCGGCGAGAAGGCCGGGCTTATACGCCTCttcttccacgactgcttcgtcGAG GGCTGCGACGGctccgtcctgctcagcggcacgGACACGGAGAGGACGGCTGTCCCCAACCTCAGCCTGCGTGGCTTCGAACTGATTGAGGAGGCAAAGGCTAAACTCGAGAAGCACTGCCCAGGCATCGTCTCGTGCGCCGACATCGTCGCCTTCGCCGGCCGCGACGCCAGCTACAGCCTGAGCTACGGCAGGATCAACTACCGTGTGCCGGCCGGCCGGTACGACGGGAAAGTATCGCGCGCCAACGACACCTTCCAGAACCTGCCGCCGCCCTTCGGCGACCTCGCCCTGACGACGGCCATGTTCGCCGCCAAGGGGCTCAACCAGAACGAAATGGTCGTGCTTTCTGGCGCGCACTCCATCGGACGCTCAGCCTGCTCCTCCTTCCCCGACCGCCTCCCGCCGGCCGCCAACTCCAGCACCGCCATGGAACCCAAGCTCGCCGGGCAGCTGACCGCGACCTGCAGCGCCGGCAGCAGCGTAAACGTGCCGCAGGATGCTGTGACCCCCGACAGGTTGGACAACCAGTACTACAAGAACGTCATGAGCCGCGATGTGCTCTTCAACTCCGACGCGTCGCTCACCACGTCCTCGCAGACCGAGGACCTGGTGGAGTTCTATGCCGGTAACCGTCAATTTTTGAGTGGCAAGTTCTTAGGCCCAATCGTGTGGTACCATGACTTCGAAGATGCCATGGTGAAGATGGGCTACATCGGGGTGAAGACCAGCGCCGAGGGCGAGATCAGGAAGACGTGCGCGTTCATCAACAAGACCTAG